Proteins from a genomic interval of Helicobacter pylori Shi112:
- a CDS encoding ComF family protein: MRCLTCLKLSFKPLCPNCLNDLPLSLKVRVLEGVSVYSFYAYSEIEELIKSKYALIGSRILPLLSLKAGAEFVKILQEKGLTTPLYGIAIDDKIKSFYSHSAALLKGFCQGNLKATYGRLRAINAVSYAGKSLEFRANNPRNFTFKGDKNLDYFLLDDIITTGTTLKEALKYLKTLNIKAHFAIALCSADE, from the coding sequence ATGCGTTGTTTAACTTGTTTGAAGCTTTCTTTTAAGCCCCTTTGCCCAAATTGCTTGAACGATTTGCCCTTAAGCTTAAAGGTAAGGGTTTTAGAGGGCGTGAGCGTGTATAGTTTTTACGCTTATAGCGAAATAGAAGAGCTCATTAAAAGCAAATACGCGCTGATTGGCTCTCGCATTTTGCCCTTGCTTTCTCTAAAAGCCGGCGCGGAATTTGTGAAAATCCTGCAAGAAAAAGGCTTGACTACCCCCCTTTATGGCATCGCCATTGATGATAAAATCAAATCCTTTTACTCGCATTCAGCCGCGCTTTTAAAAGGCTTTTGTCAAGGCAATTTAAAAGCCACTTACGGGCGTTTAAGGGCTATTAATGCTGTTTCGTATGCTGGGAAAAGCTTAGAATTTCGCGCCAATAACCCACGGAATTTCACCTTCAAAGGCGATAAAAATTTAGATTATTTTTTATTAGATGATATTATCACCACCGGCACCACCCTAAAAGAAGCCCTAAAATACCTTAAAACCCTAAACATCAAAGCGCACTTTGCGATCGCGCTTTGCAGCGCGGATGAATGA
- a CDS encoding class I SAM-dependent DNA methyltransferase, translating to MQAFQLEDDVDDYVKKELAKLGLMKNKDFNVKSQMSSSLKSALLNASKTKDKTSYGEPDFSLEKYTHPKNKESVIPIIIENKLYAKNLKKLKNSTLQNDDHSISKYAVNGALHYAQNILKNKEKYKECIAIGIAGDDEENLFIEVYYVFASGINSHKLTNAKNLHFLENQESFNAFYEECTLTEAEKHSILIKTKADLNETAKKLNRLMHNHNITAPQRALYVSGMLLSMQEIKGKKEGLKPSDLKGELTDTSRDGVLVFNQISEFLKTKNLSEEKRDLMLASFKEISKDPQRDKETSLDKAISMLLEKDSSITKQIFTFLYEFVHKPINESDNTGHLDIMGELYSEFLKYALGDGKELGIVLTPPYVTKMMSELLGVNAKSFVMDLATGSAGFLISSMVLMIEDIEKTYGKNTTKANEKIKNAKTTQLLGVELNAEMFSLATTNMILRGDGSSLIIKGNTFETNKKIYEDFKPNILLLNPPFSYEENGMPFIKFGLEYMQKGALGAIIIQDSAGSGQALKSNVEILKKHSLLASVKMPTDLFMPQAGVQTSVYIFKAHEPHDYEKPVKFIDFRNDGFKRTKRGLNETSNPTKRYEEIIKIYKAGLNAKVSKELWGDLKTIYIEDFIAKPHESKHAKDFNFEAHQKNETKPELEDFKRTIADYLSYEVGLILKSQTPPK from the coding sequence ATGCAAGCTTTTCAGTTAGAAGATGATGTTGATGATTATGTTAAAAAAGAATTGGCAAAATTAGGGCTTATGAAAAATAAGGATTTTAATGTTAAAAGCCAAATGAGTTCTAGCCTTAAAAGCGCCCTTTTGAATGCGAGTAAAACTAAAGACAAAACTTCTTATGGCGAGCCAGATTTTAGTTTAGAAAAATACACGCACCCTAAAAATAAAGAGAGCGTTATCCCTATAATCATAGAAAACAAACTCTACGCTAAAAATTTAAAAAAGCTCAAAAACTCCACGCTGCAAAACGATGACCATTCCATTTCAAAATACGCCGTGAATGGGGCTTTACACTACGCTCAAAATATCCTAAAAAACAAAGAAAAATATAAAGAATGTATCGCCATAGGCATAGCCGGCGATGATGAAGAGAACCTTTTTATAGAAGTGTATTATGTTTTTGCAAGCGGGATCAATTCGCACAAACTCACTAACGCTAAAAACCTGCATTTTTTAGAAAATCAAGAATCGTTTAACGCTTTTTATGAAGAATGCACGCTCACTGAAGCAGAAAAGCATTCTATCTTAATCAAAACCAAAGCCGATCTAAACGAAACCGCTAAAAAACTCAACCGCCTTATGCATAACCACAACATCACAGCGCCTCAGCGCGCGCTATATGTGAGCGGCATGCTTTTATCCATGCAAGAAATTAAAGGCAAAAAAGAGGGCTTAAAACCAAGCGATTTGAAAGGCGAATTGACCGATACTAGCCGTGATGGTGTTTTAGTGTTTAACCAAATTAGCGAATTTTTGAAAACCAAAAACTTGAGCGAAGAAAAACGAGATCTAATGCTCGCCAGTTTTAAAGAAATCAGTAAAGACCCGCAGCGCGATAAAGAAACGAGCCTTGATAAAGCCATAAGCATGCTTTTAGAAAAAGATTCAAGTATCACTAAGCAAATTTTTACCTTTCTTTATGAATTTGTCCATAAGCCCATTAATGAAAGCGACAATACCGGTCATTTAGACATCATGGGCGAACTTTATAGCGAATTTTTAAAATACGCTTTAGGGGATGGTAAGGAATTAGGCATTGTTTTAACCCCACCTTATGTAACTAAAATGATGAGCGAACTTTTAGGGGTTAATGCGAAGTCTTTTGTGATGGATTTAGCCACAGGGAGCGCGGGCTTTTTAATTTCTTCTATGGTGTTAATGATTGAAGACATTGAAAAAACCTATGGTAAAAACACCACTAAAGCTAACGAAAAAATAAAAAACGCAAAAACCACGCAACTTTTAGGCGTGGAGCTTAACGCTGAAATGTTTTCGCTAGCCACCACTAACATGATTTTAAGAGGCGATGGATCAAGTTTGATCATCAAAGGCAACACTTTTGAAACCAATAAAAAGATTTATGAAGATTTTAAACCCAATATCCTTTTATTAAACCCTCCTTTTAGCTACGAAGAAAACGGCATGCCTTTTATCAAGTTTGGATTAGAATATATGCAAAAAGGCGCTTTAGGAGCGATCATTATCCAAGATAGCGCAGGGAGTGGGCAAGCTTTAAAATCCAATGTTGAAATTTTAAAAAAACATTCGCTTTTAGCGAGCGTTAAAATGCCCACCGATTTATTCATGCCGCAAGCCGGGGTGCAAACAAGCGTTTATATTTTTAAAGCTCATGAGCCACACGATTATGAAAAGCCCGTTAAATTCATAGACTTTAGAAACGACGGCTTCAAGCGCACCAAAAGAGGCTTAAATGAAACCTCTAACCCCACCAAACGCTACGAAGAAATCATTAAAATTTACAAAGCCGGCTTAAACGCTAAAGTTTCTAAAGAGCTGTGGGGCGATTTAAAAACCATCTATATTGAAGATTTTATCGCTAAGCCGCATGAAAGTAAGCATGCTAAAGACTTTAATTTTGAAGCCCATCAAAAGAATGAGACTAAACCCGAATTAGAGGATTTTAAAAGAACGATAGCCGATTACCTTTCTTATGAAGTGGGCTTGATTTTAAAAAGCCAAACGCCCCCAAAGTGA
- the uvrD gene encoding DNA helicase UvrD gives MDFEKSILDNLNEAQKIAASHIQGPLLILAGAGSGKTKTLTSRLAYLIGACGVPSENTLTLTFTNKASKEMQERALKLLENQTLIPPLLCTFHRFGLLFLRQHMGLLKRACDFSVLDSDEVKTLCKQLKISSFRASISQIKNGMIDLSMQDSECHKAYELYQNALKKDNLVDFDDLLFLSLKILQDNETIAKETSERYHYIMVDEYQDTNALQLEFLKKLSFTHHNLCVVGDDDQSIYGFRGADISNILNFSKHFKGAKVVKLETNYRSSAEILACANSLISHNQHRHKKTLQSFKGSHKSVVCKEYLTQKEESLDVAYQIKALLKKGENLENIAILYRLNGLSRSIEESLNALNIPYRLIGAVSFYERAEVKDALAFMHLVAKKDDRFFIRRVLNKPSRGLGKITQEWIFSLLDDEGLNLEEALKLGVFKGKLNPKNEHALNKFIAMIGRLREAFEISVEEFCARFLEETNLLKSYEKEDNYEEREGFVKELLALVKEHFKTNPTHSLLDFLNESVLDTHNTENAQKVSCMSVHMSKGLEFKHVFVIGLEEGFFPHRGFNQESDLEEERRLAYVAITRAKEGLQLSYVQERSYFGRKISCSPSVFLEEAKLLKQDNPPKQDHKKDAPIKVGDLIRHKIFGTGRVLGVEKGLSGLCLKINCGGNVYDKISVKFVEKVDNGF, from the coding sequence ATGGATTTTGAAAAAAGTATTTTAGACAATTTAAACGAAGCGCAAAAAATCGCCGCAAGCCACATTCAAGGGCCTTTGCTGATTTTAGCGGGAGCTGGGAGCGGTAAGACTAAGACTTTAACGAGCCGTTTAGCGTATTTGATTGGCGCTTGTGGCGTGCCTAGCGAGAACACTTTAACGCTCACTTTCACCAATAAAGCGAGTAAAGAAATGCAAGAAAGGGCTTTGAAATTGTTGGAAAACCAAACCCTTATCCCCCCCTTGCTTTGCACTTTCCATCGTTTTGGTTTGCTGTTTTTAAGGCAACACATGGGCCTTTTAAAAAGAGCGTGCGATTTTTCGGTGTTAGATAGCGATGAAGTAAAAACGCTGTGCAAACAGCTTAAAATTTCAAGCTTTAGAGCCAGTATTTCTCAGATCAAAAACGGCATGATTGATTTAAGCATGCAAGATAGCGAATGTCATAAAGCGTATGAGCTTTACCAAAACGCGCTTAAAAAAGACAATTTAGTGGATTTTGACGACTTGCTTTTTTTAAGCCTTAAGATTTTGCAAGATAATGAAACCATCGCCAAAGAAACTAGCGAGCGCTACCATTACATTATGGTAGATGAGTATCAAGACACGAACGCCTTGCAATTAGAATTTTTAAAAAAATTGAGTTTCACGCACCATAATTTGTGCGTGGTGGGCGATGACGATCAGAGCATTTATGGTTTTAGGGGGGCTGATATTTCTAATATTTTAAATTTTTCCAAGCATTTTAAAGGGGCTAAGGTGGTGAAATTGGAAACCAACTACCGCTCCAGCGCTGAAATTTTAGCGTGCGCTAACTCCCTTATTAGCCATAACCAACACCGCCACAAAAAAACGCTTCAAAGTTTCAAAGGATCGCATAAAAGCGTGGTTTGTAAGGAATATTTGACGCAAAAAGAAGAGAGCTTAGATGTGGCTTATCAAATCAAAGCCCTTTTAAAGAAGGGTGAAAATTTAGAAAATATCGCTATACTGTATCGCTTAAACGGGCTTAGCCGCAGCATTGAAGAGAGCTTGAACGCTTTGAATATCCCCTATAGGCTTATTGGAGCGGTAAGTTTCTATGAAAGAGCAGAGGTTAAAGACGCTTTGGCGTTCATGCATTTAGTGGCTAAAAAAGACGATCGCTTTTTTATCAGGCGCGTTTTAAACAAGCCCTCAAGAGGCCTTGGCAAGATCACCCAAGAATGGATTTTTTCTCTTTTAGATGATGAGGGTTTGAATTTAGAAGAAGCGCTAAAACTTGGGGTGTTTAAAGGCAAATTAAACCCTAAAAACGAACACGCTTTGAATAAATTTATCGCTATGATAGGGCGTTTGAGGGAGGCTTTTGAAATTTCAGTAGAGGAGTTTTGCGCTCGGTTTTTAGAAGAAACCAACCTTTTAAAAAGCTATGAAAAAGAAGACAATTACGAAGAAAGAGAGGGCTTTGTTAAAGAGCTTTTAGCCTTAGTGAAAGAGCATTTTAAAACTAACCCCACGCATTCTTTATTGGATTTTTTGAATGAAAGCGTTCTAGATACCCATAATACAGAAAACGCGCAAAAAGTGAGTTGCATGAGCGTGCATATGAGTAAGGGGTTAGAGTTTAAGCATGTGTTTGTGATCGGGTTAGAAGAAGGGTTTTTCCCGCATAGGGGGTTCAATCAAGAAAGCGATTTAGAAGAAGAAAGGCGCTTGGCTTACGTAGCGATCACTAGGGCTAAAGAAGGATTGCAGCTCTCTTATGTTCAAGAGCGTTCGTATTTTGGGAGGAAAATTTCTTGTTCGCCCTCTGTGTTTTTAGAAGAAGCCAAGTTGCTCAAGCAAGACAACCCCCCTAAACAGGATCACAAAAAAGACGCGCCCATTAAAGTGGGGGATTTGATCAGGCATAAGATTTTTGGCACCGGTAGGGTTTTAGGCGTAGAAAAAGGCTTGAGCGGTTTGTGCTTGAAAATCAATTGCGGAGGGAATGTCTATGATAAAATCTCAGTAAAATTTGTAGAAAAAGTGGATAACGGGTTTTGA
- a CDS encoding UbiX family flavin prenyltransferase, which yields MKLVLGISGASGIPLALRFLEKLPKEIEVFVVASKNAHVVALEESNINLKNAMKDLRPSATFFNEQDIHASIASGSYGIHKMAIIPASMDMVAKIAHGFGGDLISRSASVMLKEKRPLLIAPREMPLSAIMLENLLKLARSNAIIAPPMMTYYTQSKTLEAMQDFLVGKWFDSLGIENDLYPRWGMN from the coding sequence ATGAAATTAGTTTTAGGTATCAGTGGGGCGAGCGGGATACCCCTAGCCTTGCGGTTTTTAGAAAAATTACCCAAAGAAATTGAAGTTTTTGTCGTGGCGTCTAAAAACGCGCATGTCGTGGCGTTAGAAGAGTCTAACATTAACCTTAAAAACGCCATGAAAGATTTACGGCCTAGCGCTACTTTTTTTAACGAGCAAGACATCCATGCGAGCATCGCCTCAGGGAGTTATGGTATCCATAAAATGGCGATCATTCCAGCGAGCATGGACATGGTGGCTAAAATCGCGCATGGCTTTGGGGGGGATTTGATCTCTAGGAGCGCGTCTGTGATGCTTAAAGAAAAGCGCCCCTTACTCATTGCCCCTAGAGAAATGCCCCTAAGCGCTATCATGCTGGAAAATTTGCTCAAACTCGCCCGCTCTAATGCAATCATTGCACCGCCGATGATGACTTATTACACCCAGAGCAAGACTTTAGAAGCGATGCAAGATTTTTTAGTGGGGAAGTGGTTTGACAGCTTAGGGATAGAAAATGACTTATACCCACGATGGGGAATGAACTGA
- the tmk gene encoding dTMP kinase — protein sequence MYVVLEGVDGVGKSTQVGLLKDRFKNALVTKEPGGTRMGEHLRHIALNESISELARAFLFLSDRAEHIESVIKPALKEKKLIISDRSLISGMAYSQFSSLELNLLATQSVLPEKIILLLIDKEGLKQRLSLKSLDKIENQGTEKLLTIQQKLKTHAHALKEKFGCEVLELDAQKSVWDLHRQIVAFIECVV from the coding sequence ATGTATGTGGTGTTAGAAGGCGTTGATGGCGTGGGCAAAAGCACTCAAGTAGGATTATTAAAAGACAGGTTTAAAAACGCCCTTGTTACCAAAGAGCCAGGGGGGACGAGAATGGGCGAACATTTAAGGCATATCGCTTTAAATGAAAGCATCAGCGAATTGGCTAGAGCGTTTTTATTCTTAAGCGATAGGGCTGAGCATATAGAAAGCGTGATAAAACCGGCACTGAAAGAAAAAAAGCTCATCATTAGCGATAGGAGTTTGATTTCTGGCATGGCTTATAGCCAATTTTCAAGCCTAGAATTAAACCTGCTTGCCACTCAAAGCGTCTTGCCTGAAAAAATCATTCTGTTACTCATAGACAAAGAGGGCTTAAAACAGCGCTTAAGCCTTAAAAGTTTAGACAAAATAGAAAACCAAGGCACAGAAAAATTACTCACAATCCAGCAAAAGCTCAAAACTCACGCTCATGCGTTAAAAGAAAAATTCGGGTGCGAAGTTTTGGAATTAGACGCTCAAAAAAGCGTTTGGGATCTGCACCGCCAGATCGTAGCCTTTATTGAATGCGTTGTTTAA
- the serS gene encoding serine--tRNA ligase has translation MIDKKLLLQDFEMVALSLKKRNNAMDDALERLREVITHYKKQLIELEGLQAFQNKVSKEFGIKMAQKVDTSDLKKELENNKIKLNELSKSVGELEQQIDLRLSIIPNLVDEKTPLGASEEDNIEIKKILTPRNFTFKPKEHFELAQQNGWIDFESGVKLAKSRFSVIRGFGAKIYRALIHLMLDFNEKNGFEIIYTPALVNEKMLFGTGQLPKFKEDVFKIENENLYLIPTAEVTLTNLYNDTIVSVEKLPIKMTAHTPCFRSEAGSAGKDTRGMIRQHQFDKVELVAITHPKESDAMQEHMLESASEILKALELPHRFVQLCSADLGFSASNTIDIEVWLPGQNCYREISSVSNTRDFQARRAKIRFKENQKNQLVHTLNGSSLAVGRTMVALMENHQQADGSIHIPKALEKYL, from the coding sequence ATGATTGATAAAAAACTTTTATTGCAAGATTTTGAGATGGTGGCTCTTTCTTTAAAAAAGCGTAATAATGCGATGGATGATGCATTGGAGCGCTTGCGCGAAGTCATCACGCATTATAAAAAGCAACTCATTGAATTAGAAGGCTTGCAAGCCTTTCAAAACAAGGTTTCTAAAGAATTTGGTATCAAAATGGCTCAAAAAGTGGATACAAGCGATCTCAAAAAAGAGCTAGAAAACAATAAAATCAAACTGAATGAGCTTTCCAAAAGCGTGGGCGAATTGGAACAACAAATAGATTTAAGGCTTTCAATAATCCCTAATCTGGTGGATGAAAAAACCCCTTTAGGCGCAAGCGAAGAAGACAACATAGAAATTAAAAAAATCTTAACCCCTAGAAATTTCACTTTCAAACCCAAAGAGCATTTTGAACTCGCTCAACAAAATGGCTGGATTGATTTTGAAAGCGGCGTGAAACTCGCTAAAAGCCGTTTTTCTGTCATTAGGGGTTTTGGGGCTAAAATTTATCGCGCGCTCATCCATTTAATGTTGGATTTTAATGAAAAAAATGGCTTTGAAATCATCTACACGCCGGCGTTAGTGAATGAAAAAATGCTTTTTGGGACCGGGCAATTGCCCAAATTCAAAGAAGATGTTTTCAAAATAGAAAATGAAAATTTGTACCTGATCCCCACCGCTGAAGTAACGCTCACTAATCTATACAACGACACGATTGTTAGCGTTGAAAAACTCCCTATTAAAATGACCGCGCACACGCCTTGTTTTAGGAGTGAAGCAGGGAGTGCGGGCAAGGACACAAGGGGGATGATAAGACAGCACCAGTTTGATAAAGTGGAGCTAGTGGCTATCACGCACCCTAAAGAAAGCGATGCCATGCAAGAGCATATGCTAGAGAGCGCGAGCGAAATTTTAAAGGCTTTGGAATTACCGCACCGGTTTGTGCAATTGTGCAGCGCGGATTTAGGCTTTAGCGCAAGCAACACGATAGATATTGAAGTGTGGCTGCCCGGGCAAAATTGCTACCGAGAAATCAGCTCGGTGTCTAACACGAGGGATTTTCAAGCCAGGCGCGCGAAAATCCGCTTCAAAGAAAATCAAAAAAACCAGTTAGTGCACACCTTAAACGGCTCTTCTTTAGCGGTAGGCAGGACGATGGTCGCTTTAATGGAAAACCACCAGCAAGCGGATGGGAGCATTCATATTCCTAAGGCGTTAGAAAAATACCTTTAA
- a CDS encoding tetratricopeptide repeat protein, giving the protein MLNEEQNSKGLEEKGGENRNEKEAPLKGIHSKIPSFKQALEQTLNKIKSSKEFFKQLLHNKKKLYIALGALLLLIALIVALSLLLGHKKESQPASLQSATTNSETPNDTNNANSTEAEGQIENLDLPDLIGKDSLKRSDENQVDAMMKKASLLYEQGQKDEALHLFDKAASFSQGIASHNLGVIKFKEKDFNGALDLFDSSIASKENASVSAIDALVSAYHLQDPDLYYHYLKIARDTLYKDYKKSFYSYAYALKSYYAGEYFEALSPLMHPNSNAFLKPNARLASKLFLMFKDETNAYQQLQKSANAQDGLALGLLQARLGHYKQALEHLQHYLHNYPKDLNALMALELVSLKKGDTLKASEALKLASHTKEDTLLANSFYPIKPTINPIFLDKERVKERFWNTQYFEGKRDFIYRLLFYYAPFKVLDSKETLGVIEEGLFLLDSDAKKDLEGASLAFKRGRLMAIADKNALKGLKALENKRLKKALSFFDLSLKNSPNNALLHYNTGLIYAQLENYHKAYFHFLRAFHLNSADYLSAIFAILASHFTHEDTTELLREITENFYSQDFSSPTQKALLSSLIAYLNYRTNWDMDWLKNAPKKIPFYYALEAVFAKESKDKKLMVQSFGNLKKMLPKDLISNIFYEIVSYYDASIRHTLSIYTLLDSHKISWDQTMQGPILGRHFYTYMGFMVNDLDHQEKLLEQKIASLEEGQAPNDWLENLALVSLFQGQYEKASALYQNLISDLKDNEVRLKILAGLTYIAQNNYNNAALWLELGKLDDPNNENIRYALGLLYQRKGDLKSALNHFLAIKTSDFSSPYFDFEIDTNLLKERLNQEKKGEFLE; this is encoded by the coding sequence GTGCTGAATGAAGAGCAAAATTCTAAAGGATTAGAAGAAAAAGGGGGCGAAAACAGAAACGAAAAAGAAGCCCCTTTAAAGGGCATTCATTCTAAAATCCCCTCTTTTAAGCAGGCTTTAGAGCAAACGCTCAATAAAATCAAAAGCTCTAAAGAGTTTTTTAAACAACTCTTACACAATAAAAAAAAGCTTTACATCGCGCTTGGGGCATTGCTTTTACTTATTGCGCTCATTGTGGCTTTGAGTTTGTTGCTAGGGCATAAAAAAGAAAGCCAGCCCGCTTCTTTACAAAGCGCTACCACTAATAGCGAAACGCCTAACGACACCAACAACGCTAACAGCACAGAAGCTGAGGGGCAAATAGAGAATTTAGACTTACCCGATTTAATCGGCAAGGACTCCCTCAAACGAAGCGATGAGAATCAAGTGGATGCGATGATGAAAAAAGCGAGCCTTCTATATGAGCAAGGGCAAAAAGATGAAGCTTTGCATTTGTTTGACAAAGCCGCTTCTTTTTCACAAGGGATTGCGAGCCATAATTTAGGGGTGATTAAGTTTAAGGAAAAGGATTTTAATGGGGCGTTGGATTTGTTTGATTCTAGCATCGCTTCTAAAGAAAATGCGAGCGTGAGCGCGATTGATGCGTTGGTGAGCGCTTATCATTTGCAAGATCCGGATTTGTATTATCATTATCTAAAAATTGCGAGAGACACTTTGTATAAAGACTATAAAAAGTCTTTTTATTCCTACGCTTACGCGCTCAAATCTTATTACGCCGGGGAGTATTTTGAAGCCCTTTCGCCCTTAATGCACCCTAATTCCAACGCCTTTTTAAAACCTAACGCGCGCCTAGCGTCTAAATTGTTTTTGATGTTTAAAGATGAAACGAACGCTTATCAACAATTGCAAAAAAGCGCAAACGCCCAAGATGGGCTTGCTTTAGGGCTTTTACAGGCGCGTTTGGGCCATTACAAGCAGGCTTTGGAGCATTTGCAGCATTATTTGCACAACTACCCTAAAGATTTAAACGCTTTAATGGCTTTGGAATTGGTGAGCTTGAAAAAAGGCGACACCCTTAAAGCGAGCGAAGCCTTAAAACTAGCTAGCCACACAAAAGAAGACACGCTATTAGCCAACTCTTTTTACCCCATCAAGCCCACTATAAACCCTATTTTTTTGGATAAAGAAAGGGTCAAAGAGCGTTTTTGGAACACGCAATATTTTGAAGGCAAGAGGGATTTTATTTACCGCTTGCTCTTTTATTACGCCCCTTTTAAGGTTTTAGACTCTAAAGAAACCTTAGGCGTGATTGAAGAGGGGCTGTTTCTTTTAGACTCTGATGCTAAAAAGGATTTAGAGGGGGCAAGCCTTGCTTTTAAAAGAGGGCGTTTGATGGCGATAGCGGATAAAAACGCGCTTAAAGGGTTGAAAGCGTTGGAAAACAAGCGCTTGAAAAAAGCCCTTTCTTTTTTTGATTTGTCTTTAAAAAACAGCCCCAATAACGCGCTTTTGCATTATAATACGGGCTTGATTTATGCGCAATTAGAAAATTACCACAAAGCCTATTTCCATTTTTTAAGGGCTTTTCATTTGAATTCTGCGGATTATTTGAGTGCGATTTTTGCAATTTTAGCCTCGCATTTCACCCACGAAGACACCACGGAGCTTTTAAGAGAAATCACAGAGAATTTTTATAGTCAGGATTTTTCTAGCCCCACGCAAAAAGCTTTACTATCTTCGCTCATCGCTTATTTGAATTACCGCACCAATTGGGATATGGACTGGCTTAAAAACGCCCCTAAAAAGATCCCTTTTTATTACGCGCTAGAAGCGGTGTTCGCTAAAGAGAGCAAGGATAAAAAATTGATGGTGCAATCTTTTGGTAATTTGAAAAAAATGCTCCCTAAAGATCTCATCTCTAATATCTTTTATGAAATCGTTTCGTATTATGATGCGAGCATCCGGCATACTTTAAGCATTTACACCCTTTTAGATTCGCATAAAATCAGTTGGGATCAAACCATGCAAGGGCCTATTTTGGGGCGTCATTTCTACACTTACATGGGATTTATGGTCAATGATTTAGATCATCAAGAAAAATTATTGGAGCAAAAAATCGCCAGTTTAGAAGAGGGCCAAGCCCCTAACGATTGGTTAGAAAATTTAGCGCTAGTGAGCTTGTTTCAAGGCCAGTATGAAAAAGCGAGCGCGTTGTATCAAAACTTAATTAGCGATCTTAAGGACAATGAGGTGCGCTTAAAAATCCTAGCGGGTTTAACCTATATCGCGCAAAATAATTATAATAACGCCGCTTTATGGCTAGAGCTTGGGAAATTAGACGATCCTAATAATGAAAATATCCGTTACGCTTTAGGGTTGTTGTATCAAAGAAAAGGGGATCTCAAATCAGCGCTAAACCATTTTTTAGCCATTAAAACCTCTGATTTTTCTTCGCCTTATTTTGATTTTGAAATTGACACCAACCTTTTAAAAGAGCGTTTGAACCAAGAAAAAAAGGGCGAGTTTTTAGAATAA
- the coaD gene encoding pantetheine-phosphate adenylyltransferase yields the protein MQKIGIYPGTFDPVTNGHIDIIHRSSELFEKLIVAVAYSCAKNPMFSLKERLEMMQLATKGFKNVECVAFEGLLANLAKEYHCKVLVRGLRVVSDFEYELQMGYANKSLNHELETLYFMPTLQNAFISSSIVRSIIAHKGDASHLVPKEIHPFISKV from the coding sequence ATGCAAAAAATTGGCATTTACCCGGGCACTTTTGATCCGGTCACTAACGGGCATATAGACATTATCCATCGATCCAGCGAATTGTTTGAAAAGCTCATTGTCGCTGTGGCGTATTCTTGCGCTAAAAACCCCATGTTTAGTTTGAAAGAGCGCTTAGAAATGATGCAACTGGCCACTAAAGGTTTTAAAAATGTAGAATGCGTGGCGTTTGAAGGGCTATTAGCCAATCTGGCTAAAGAGTATCATTGCAAGGTGCTAGTTAGGGGTTTAAGGGTGGTGAGCGATTTTGAATACGAATTGCAAATGGGCTATGCGAACAAATCCTTAAACCACGAATTAGAAACCTTGTATTTCATGCCCACTTTACAAAACGCTTTCATAAGCTCTTCTATCGTGCGATCCATTATCGCGCATAAGGGCGATGCGAGCCATTTAGTGCCTAAAGAAATCCACCCTTTTATTTCAAAGGTTTAA
- the flgA gene encoding flagellar basal body P-ring formation chaperone FlgA, whose amino-acid sequence MKILIFFFICLNALFALDSNALKTEIKKAYLKEYKDLKLEIETINLEIPERFSNASILSYELNASNKLKKDGVVFLRLENEPNLRLPVRYSVIGSMQAFKSVGAIKKDENITANNTQKERVLFGALSNPLLEGAINKVSAKNFIPPNTLLSADKTQALIIVRKNDIITGVYEEGQISIEISLKALENGALNQIIQAKNLESNKILKAKVLSSSKAQIL is encoded by the coding sequence TTGAAAATTTTAATCTTTTTTTTTATTTGTTTAAACGCGCTATTCGCCCTAGATTCAAACGCGCTTAAAACAGAGATTAAAAAAGCTTACCTTAAAGAATACAAAGACTTAAAATTAGAAATTGAAACCATTAACTTAGAAATCCCAGAGCGCTTTTCTAACGCTTCAATTTTAAGCTATGAATTAAACGCTTCTAACAAGCTTAAAAAAGATGGGGTCGTGTTTTTAAGGTTAGAAAATGAGCCTAATTTACGCCTACCGGTGCGTTATAGCGTGATAGGCAGCATGCAGGCTTTTAAAAGCGTAGGAGCGATTAAAAAAGATGAAAACATCACCGCTAACAACACCCAAAAAGAGCGCGTTTTGTTTGGCGCGCTTTCTAACCCCTTATTAGAGGGCGCGATTAATAAAGTGAGCGCGAAAAATTTTATCCCCCCTAACACGCTTTTAAGCGCGGATAAAACCCAAGCCTTAATCATCGTGCGTAAAAACGACATTATCACTGGGGTGTATGAAGAAGGGCAAATCAGCATAGAAATAAGCCTAAAAGCCCTAGAAAATGGCGCGCTCAATCAAATCATTCAAGCGAAAAATTTAGAAAGCAATAAAATACTGAAAGCAAAAGTGTTGAGCAGCTCTAAAGCGCAAATCTTATAA